In Nocardia sputorum, a single genomic region encodes these proteins:
- a CDS encoding ABC transporter permease yields MNTSTKIGSRARRLGRLTVVPALLVTLLAAAGPTLAPHPAEEAIGIPFGAPGAGAPLGTDRLGRDVLSHLLYGGWGLLLVAAIIAVLVTGLSCVLGAVAALRPRIGEWIELGTDLFILLPAVLGILLVLTSWPDGGTAGLIVLALLFGVPYCARIFTAAAAGVAASGYVESARAAGESLGHLVFREVIPNLRAVSTTQLGLRFVAGVYLVSTASFLQLPTTLGASNWAVMVRENASGMLLNPWAVLAPSLAIAVVAVSVNLAVSAFGRGERE; encoded by the coding sequence ATGAACACTTCCACGAAGATCGGGAGCCGGGCGCGTCGGCTCGGACGGCTGACGGTCGTGCCCGCCCTGCTGGTCACGCTGCTGGCTGCGGCGGGGCCGACGCTGGCTCCGCATCCGGCGGAGGAGGCGATCGGCATCCCGTTCGGCGCTCCCGGAGCGGGCGCGCCGCTGGGCACCGATCGGCTCGGCCGCGACGTGCTCAGTCACCTGCTCTACGGCGGGTGGGGATTGCTGCTGGTGGCCGCGATCATCGCGGTGCTGGTGACCGGGTTGTCGTGTGTCCTCGGCGCGGTCGCGGCACTGCGCCCACGGATCGGCGAGTGGATCGAACTGGGCACCGATCTGTTCATCCTGCTGCCCGCGGTGCTGGGGATCCTGCTCGTGCTGACCTCGTGGCCGGACGGGGGCACCGCGGGACTGATCGTGCTGGCGTTGCTGTTCGGCGTCCCATATTGCGCGCGCATCTTCACCGCCGCCGCCGCCGGTGTCGCGGCATCCGGATATGTCGAGAGCGCGCGAGCCGCGGGTGAGTCGCTCGGACATCTCGTGTTCCGTGAGGTGATCCCGAATCTGCGGGCGGTGTCGACGACGCAGCTCGGCCTGCGTTTCGTGGCCGGGGTCTACCTCGTGAGCACGGCGTCGTTCCTGCAACTGCCGACGACGCTGGGCGCGAGCAACTGGGCGGTCATGGTGCGCGAGAACGCCTCCGGCATGCTGCTCAATCCCTGGGCGGTGCTGGCTCCGAGCCTCGCGATCGCGGTCGTCGCGGTGAGCGTGAATCTAGCGGTGTCGGCGTTCGGGCGAGGGGAGCGGGAATGA
- a CDS encoding ATP-binding cassette domain-containing protein, producing the protein MNAHVVEHESRTGAAHGVRHDLVAVAGLTVLGPDGRELAGPATFRIPAGTVTALTGPSGSGKTTVMRALLGQLPSATARATGSVSVAGHDVFALDRAALHRFRRRHIAYVGQDPGSALNPLLRVRALLREVAPRAPESTLTDTLALVGLSPDYLRRRPGELSGGQQRRVALARALIRRTGVLVLDEPLAGLHGALRTDIAGQLAALARERSAAILLSGHDTALVHSIADDIVELGAILPASIHPVRVSGSPGKSSVEPEHPVRANGLPGKRSAESEHPVRMSGSPGKSSGVAAEQERSVQVSGLPGRSSGVAGAESEHAVRVDGSLGQSSGAAAEPRYQVQGNGSPERTFGASAEPGTRPLSATSADPAASRTIADVPTAGEPAEPVAAASGARQSRPDFDRARNGSAGSLPAADDRPQGDVVLRAAGISASIDGHRVLTDIDLALAAGSALAVVGASGAGKTTLARVIAGLHASATGALELGGTPITVGANRRIRYGAGGIQLVTQNPRSALNPRRTVAQTLGRPLRRIGRVARRDLARRITELLAAVELSADLAARYPHELSGGQRQRVALARALAAEPAVLLCDEITSALDHHTAAAIMALLDRIRTERGTALLIITHDMALVAEYCPTLLVLDQGRIVETGDTETVLAAPTHNATSELLV; encoded by the coding sequence ATGAACGCGCACGTCGTCGAACACGAAAGCCGGACGGGTGCGGCGCACGGCGTCCGGCACGACCTCGTCGCGGTCGCGGGCCTGACCGTGCTGGGCCCGGACGGGCGGGAATTGGCCGGGCCGGCGACATTCCGGATTCCGGCGGGCACGGTCACGGCCCTCACCGGTCCGTCCGGGTCGGGCAAGACCACGGTGATGCGCGCCCTGCTCGGGCAACTGCCGTCGGCCACGGCGCGCGCGACGGGTTCGGTGTCGGTCGCCGGACACGACGTGTTCGCGCTCGATCGTGCGGCGCTGCATCGCTTCCGGCGTCGGCACATCGCCTACGTCGGGCAGGACCCGGGTTCGGCGCTGAACCCGCTGCTGCGCGTGCGCGCCCTGCTGCGCGAGGTCGCGCCGCGGGCGCCCGAGTCCACCCTGACCGACACGCTCGCGCTGGTCGGCCTGTCGCCGGACTATCTGCGCCGCCGCCCCGGTGAATTGTCCGGCGGCCAGCAGCGCCGCGTCGCCCTCGCCAGGGCGCTGATCCGCCGGACCGGCGTGCTGGTGCTCGACGAGCCGCTCGCCGGGCTGCACGGCGCGCTGCGCACCGACATCGCCGGGCAGCTCGCGGCACTGGCCCGCGAGCGGTCGGCGGCGATCCTGCTGTCCGGGCACGACACGGCTCTCGTGCACTCGATCGCCGACGACATCGTCGAACTCGGCGCGATCCTCCCTGCGTCCATCCATCCGGTTCGGGTGAGTGGTTCGCCGGGGAAGTCGTCGGTTGAGCCGGAGCATCCGGTTCGAGCGAATGGTTTGCCGGGGAAGCGGTCGGCTGAGTCGGAGCATCCGGTTCGGATGAGTGGTTCGCCGGGGAAGTCGTCGGGTGTGGCGGCTGAGCAGGAGCGTTCGGTTCAGGTGAGCGGTTTGCCGGGGAGGTCGTCGGGTGTGGCGGGGGCCGAGTCGGAGCATGCGGTTCGGGTGGACGGTTCGCTGGGGCAATCGTCCGGTGCGGCGGCGGAGCCCCGGTATCAGGTTCAGGGAAACGGTTCGCCGGAGAGAACGTTCGGTGCGTCTGCTGAGCCGGGAACGCGCCCGTTGTCCGCCACGTCTGCCGATCCAGCCGCGAGCCGGACGATCGCCGATGTCCCGACAGCCGGTGAACCCGCCGAGCCCGTGGCGGCAGCGAGCGGTGCCAGACAGTCGCGCCCTGACTTCGATCGGGCGCGAAACGGCTCGGCAGGCAGCCTTCCGGCCGCCGACGACCGGCCGCAAGGCGATGTCGTGCTGCGGGCTGCGGGAATCAGCGCCTCGATCGACGGACACCGGGTGCTCACCGATATCGATCTCGCGCTCGCGGCGGGTTCCGCGCTCGCGGTGGTCGGCGCGTCGGGCGCGGGCAAGACCACCTTGGCGCGCGTCATCGCGGGGTTGCATGCTTCGGCGACCGGAGCGCTCGAACTGGGCGGGACCCCGATCACCGTGGGCGCGAACCGGCGAATCCGCTATGGCGCGGGCGGCATTCAGCTGGTCACCCAGAATCCGAGGTCCGCACTCAACCCTCGCCGCACCGTGGCGCAGACGCTCGGCCGCCCGCTGCGGCGGATCGGGCGTGTCGCGCGCCGGGACCTCGCGCGGCGGATCACCGAACTTCTCGCCGCTGTCGAGCTGTCCGCCGACCTGGCGGCCCGCTACCCGCACGAGCTGTCCGGCGGACAACGCCAGCGCGTGGCCTTGGCCCGCGCCCTCGCCGCCGAACCCGCCGTGCTTCTGTGCGACGAGATCACCTCGGCACTGGACCACCACACGGCGGCGGCGATCATGGCGCTGCTGGACCGGATTCGCACCGAACGCGGCACCGCCCTGCTGATCATCACCCACGACATGGCCCTGGTGGCCGAATACTGCCCCACGCTGCTCGTTCTCGATCAGGGTCGCATCGTCGAAACAGGCGACACCGAAACGGTTCTCGCCGCGCCGACGCACAACGCGACCAGCGAACTGCTCGTCTGA
- a CDS encoding lytic transglycosylase domain-containing protein, whose amino-acid sequence MMEGVLRKTGVSAAVVVLLGLAGCGVDRTPIPEGIPPGPGTPLPVIDLDAPGRTAVQLRGWADEQADGLGIPSIALEAYGYAAAVMTRARPDCGVAWTTLAGIASVESKHGTHRGAKLDADGSVRPPIIGVPLDGSPGVALVQDTDDGALDGDPVHDRAVGPLQFIPETWKRWGVDANGDGAADPQNIDDAALTAARYLCASGGDLTSEHGWQRALLTYNQSHAYLLTVRDRAASYSIGRRV is encoded by the coding sequence ATGATGGAAGGGGTGTTGCGAAAGACCGGCGTCTCGGCCGCAGTCGTGGTGCTCCTCGGGCTCGCCGGTTGCGGAGTCGACCGCACCCCGATCCCGGAGGGCATTCCGCCCGGGCCGGGCACTCCGCTGCCCGTGATCGACCTGGACGCTCCCGGCCGCACGGCCGTCCAACTGCGCGGCTGGGCCGACGAGCAGGCCGACGGGCTCGGCATCCCGTCGATCGCGCTGGAGGCGTACGGCTACGCGGCGGCCGTGATGACCAGGGCGCGTCCCGACTGCGGCGTCGCGTGGACGACGCTCGCGGGCATCGCGAGCGTGGAGAGCAAGCACGGCACCCACCGCGGGGCGAAGCTGGATGCGGACGGCTCGGTCCGTCCGCCGATCATCGGCGTCCCGCTGGACGGCTCGCCCGGCGTCGCGCTGGTGCAGGACACCGACGACGGCGCGCTCGACGGCGATCCGGTGCACGACCGCGCCGTCGGCCCGCTGCAGTTCATTCCGGAGACCTGGAAGCGCTGGGGCGTCGACGCCAACGGCGACGGCGCCGCCGATCCGCAGAACATCGACGACGCCGCGCTCACCGCCGCCAGATACCTGTGCGCCAGCGGCGGTGACCTCACTTCCGAGCACGGCTGGCAGCGGGCGTTGCTCACCTACAACCAGTCGCACGCCTACCTGCTGACGGTGCGTGATCGGGCCGCCAGCTACAGCATCGGCCGCCGGGTGTGA
- the eno gene encoding phosphopyruvate hydratase, producing MAIIEQVGAREILDSRGNPTVEVEIALDDGTLTRAAVPSGASTGEHEAVELRDGGERYGGKGVRKAVEGVLDEIAPAVIGLDAVEQRTIDQVLLDLDGTQDKSRLGANALLGVSLAVARAAAESSGLELFRYLGGPNAHVLPVPMMNILNGGAHADTGVDVQEFMVAPIGAPTFKESLRWGAEVYHALKAVLKAKGLSTGLGDEGGFAPDVAGTKAALDLISEAIGKTGLKLGSDVALALDVAATEFYTSGSGYKFEGVVRSAEEMAQFYAELIGAYPLVSIEDPLSEDDWDGWVTLTDQIGEKIQLVGDDLFVTNPERLEEGIAKGAANALLVKVNQIGTLTETLDAVELAHRNGYKTMMSHRSGETEDTTIADLAVAVGSGQIKTGAPARSERVAKYNQLLRIEDALGDSARYAGDVAFPRFAFEG from the coding sequence GTGGCCATCATCGAACAGGTCGGAGCTCGCGAGATCCTGGATTCCCGCGGTAACCCCACCGTCGAGGTCGAGATCGCTCTCGACGACGGCACCCTGACCCGGGCCGCCGTGCCCTCCGGCGCGTCCACCGGCGAGCACGAGGCCGTGGAACTGCGCGACGGTGGCGAGCGCTACGGCGGCAAGGGCGTGCGCAAGGCGGTCGAGGGTGTGCTCGACGAGATCGCGCCCGCCGTCATCGGCCTCGACGCCGTGGAGCAGCGCACCATCGATCAGGTCCTGCTCGACCTGGACGGCACCCAGGACAAGTCCCGGCTCGGCGCCAACGCCCTGCTCGGCGTCTCGCTGGCCGTGGCCCGCGCCGCCGCCGAGTCCTCGGGGCTCGAGCTGTTCCGCTACCTCGGCGGCCCGAACGCGCACGTGCTGCCCGTCCCGATGATGAACATCCTCAACGGCGGCGCGCACGCCGACACCGGCGTCGACGTGCAGGAATTCATGGTCGCCCCGATCGGCGCGCCGACGTTCAAGGAGTCGCTGCGCTGGGGCGCGGAGGTCTACCACGCCCTCAAGGCGGTGCTGAAGGCCAAGGGCCTGTCCACCGGTCTCGGTGACGAGGGCGGTTTCGCCCCCGACGTGGCCGGCACCAAGGCCGCGCTCGACCTGATCAGCGAGGCCATCGGCAAGACCGGCCTGAAGCTGGGCAGTGACGTGGCGCTCGCGCTGGACGTCGCGGCCACCGAGTTCTACACCTCCGGCAGCGGCTACAAGTTCGAGGGCGTCGTGCGCTCCGCCGAGGAGATGGCGCAGTTCTACGCCGAACTGATCGGCGCCTACCCGCTGGTATCCATCGAGGACCCGCTCTCGGAGGACGACTGGGACGGCTGGGTGACCCTGACCGACCAGATCGGCGAGAAGATCCAGCTCGTCGGCGACGATCTGTTCGTCACCAACCCGGAGCGCCTGGAAGAGGGCATCGCCAAGGGCGCCGCCAACGCGCTGCTGGTGAAGGTGAACCAGATCGGCACGCTCACCGAGACCCTGGACGCGGTGGAGCTGGCGCACCGCAACGGCTACAAGACGATGATGTCGCACCGGTCCGGCGAGACCGAGGACACCACCATCGCCGACCTCGCCGTCGCGGTGGGCAGCGGCCAGATCAAGACCGGCGCTCCCGCCCGCAGCGAGCGCGTCGCCAAGTACAACCAGCTGCTGCGCATCGAGGACGCGCTCGGCGATTCGGCGCGCTACGCCGGCGACGTCGCGTTCCCCCGGTTCGCGTTCGAAGGCTGA
- a CDS encoding FtsB family cell division protein — protein MTERRARGTSPAGRGDRRTSRAAGSRPADAAAKRGRRRSETAEKPKPRTIASRSAGDKHDHTFLGLSTGKAVILAMVVCGLALTLAVPMRTYFTQRAEAAQLAQQRAELEADLARLRDRRAQQQDPAYIRTEARDRLRLVMPGETPYIVQVPGIEAPAPPPAPTRAREPDPWYTEVWRSIAEPQPTPAAAAPLPQAPEGLR, from the coding sequence ATGACGGAGCGACGTGCGCGTGGGACCAGTCCGGCCGGACGCGGGGACCGCCGCACGTCGCGTGCCGCCGGATCACGCCCGGCCGATGCCGCGGCCAAACGCGGCCGCAGGCGATCGGAGACCGCGGAGAAACCGAAGCCGCGCACGATCGCGTCCCGTTCGGCAGGCGACAAGCACGACCACACCTTCCTCGGTCTCTCCACCGGCAAGGCGGTGATCCTCGCGATGGTGGTGTGCGGGCTCGCGCTCACCCTCGCCGTGCCCATGCGCACGTACTTCACCCAGCGCGCGGAGGCGGCGCAACTGGCGCAGCAGCGCGCGGAACTCGAGGCGGATCTCGCCCGGTTACGGGATCGTCGCGCGCAGCAACAGGATCCGGCCTACATCCGTACCGAGGCGCGGGACCGCCTGCGCCTGGTGATGCCCGGCGAGACGCCGTACATCGTGCAGGTGCCCGGCATCGAGGCCCCCGCGCCGCCGCCCGCGCCCACCAGAGCCAGAGAACCCGATCCCTGGTACACCGAAGTGTGGCGCAGCATCGCCGAGCCGCAGCCCACGCCCGCGGCCGCCGCGCCACTACCGCAAGCACCGGAAGGACTTAGGTGA
- a CDS encoding DUF501 domain-containing protein — protein sequence MTAPTDQDLAIIAEQLGRAPRGVLAIAYRTPDGIPAVVKTAPRLPDGTPFPTLYYLTDPRLTAEASRQESAGVMREMTERLAADQELAAAYRAAHESYLAERDEIESLGTDFTGGGMPERVKCLHVLIAHALAKGPGVNPLGDEAVALAAEHGLRGTAIPADWPAHPTARENLEHSDE from the coding sequence GTGACCGCACCCACCGACCAGGATCTCGCGATCATCGCCGAGCAGCTGGGCCGCGCGCCGCGCGGCGTGCTCGCCATCGCCTACCGCACCCCGGACGGGATCCCGGCCGTTGTGAAGACCGCGCCCCGGCTGCCGGACGGCACCCCCTTCCCGACGCTCTACTACCTCACCGATCCCCGGCTCACCGCGGAGGCGAGCAGACAGGAATCGGCCGGTGTGATGCGGGAGATGACGGAGCGGCTCGCCGCCGACCAGGAGCTGGCCGCCGCCTATCGCGCCGCGCACGAGAGCTATCTGGCCGAACGCGACGAAATCGAATCGCTCGGTACCGATTTCACCGGCGGCGGGATGCCCGAACGCGTCAAGTGCCTGCACGTCCTGATCGCCCACGCCTTGGCCAAGGGGCCGGGCGTGAATCCGCTCGGTGACGAGGCCGTGGCGCTGGCCGCCGAGCACGGCCTGCGCGGCACCGCGATTCCGGCCGACTGGCCCGCGCATCCGACCGCCCGCGAGAATCTGGAGCACAGCGATGAGTGA
- a CDS encoding Ppx/GppA phosphatase family protein → MSDRVAAVDCGTNSIRLLIADVLGDGRLADVHREMRIVRLGQGVDATGSLAPEAIERTRAALADYAALMREAGVGRVRMVATSATRDAANREDFFAMARAELGTVVAGAEAEVITGDEEARLSFAGAIGELSSASGPFVVVDLGGGSTELVFGDSAGVRAAFSADIGCVRITERCLAGNPPTAEEIAAARAFATERLTEAFTHVPVQGAHTWVGVAGTMTTLAAVALDLPEYDSERVHLTRLTLDQVHQVCDRLIAMDHDQRAALGPMHPGRVDVIGGGAVITEVLAEELSRRAGIAELVVSEHDILDGIALSIA, encoded by the coding sequence ATGAGTGACCGGGTAGCCGCCGTGGACTGCGGCACGAACTCCATCCGACTGTTGATCGCCGACGTGCTCGGCGACGGACGCTTGGCCGACGTGCACCGGGAGATGCGCATCGTCCGCCTTGGCCAAGGGGTCGACGCGACCGGCTCGCTGGCGCCGGAGGCGATCGAGCGCACCCGCGCCGCCCTGGCCGACTACGCCGCGCTGATGCGCGAGGCGGGGGTCGGACGGGTGCGGATGGTGGCCACGTCCGCCACCCGGGACGCCGCCAATCGGGAGGACTTCTTCGCCATGGCGCGGGCCGAACTCGGCACCGTGGTCGCGGGCGCGGAAGCCGAGGTGATCACCGGCGACGAGGAGGCGCGCCTGTCGTTCGCCGGCGCGATCGGGGAGTTGTCCAGCGCGTCAGGGCCTTTCGTCGTGGTAGACCTGGGCGGCGGTTCCACCGAGCTGGTGTTCGGCGACAGCGCGGGAGTGCGGGCCGCGTTCTCCGCCGACATCGGTTGCGTCCGCATCACCGAGCGGTGCCTGGCGGGTAACCCGCCGACGGCGGAGGAGATCGCCGCCGCCCGCGCCTTCGCCACCGAGCGGTTGACCGAGGCGTTCACGCACGTTCCCGTGCAGGGCGCGCACACCTGGGTCGGCGTGGCGGGCACGATGACCACCCTGGCCGCGGTCGCGCTCGATCTGCCGGAATACGACTCCGAAAGGGTGCACCTCACCCGCTTGACCCTGGATCAGGTTCACCAGGTCTGCGACCGCCTGATCGCCATGGACCACGATCAGCGCGCCGCGCTCGGGCCGATGCATCCCGGCCGGGTCGATGTGATCGGCGGCGGCGCGGTCATCACCGAGGTGCTCGCCGAGGAACTGTCCCGGCGCGCGGGCATCGCCGAACTTGTCGTCAGCGAGCACGACATCCTCGACGGCATCGCCTTGTCGATCGCCTGA
- a CDS encoding SRPBCC family protein: protein MVHVEITVPTTPEDVFAVLADGWLFCAWVVGATHIRDVDDEWPGVGAQLHYSAGVWPLTVNDTTKVVSVDPPHMLELEAKLSPIGAAWIRLELVETVPGETQIRMYEHAERGLGRMVPNVLQELLLVPRNMESLSRLADIAVGKSRRSRTELGVRAGTTETHAEVKLDGHPLQT, encoded by the coding sequence ATGGTCCACGTGGAAATCACCGTGCCGACGACACCGGAAGACGTCTTCGCCGTCCTGGCCGACGGATGGCTGTTCTGCGCCTGGGTGGTCGGCGCCACCCACATCCGCGACGTCGACGACGAGTGGCCCGGCGTCGGCGCCCAGCTGCACTACAGCGCAGGCGTGTGGCCCCTCACCGTGAACGACACCACCAAGGTCGTGTCGGTGGATCCGCCGCACATGCTCGAACTGGAAGCCAAGCTCTCGCCGATCGGCGCCGCGTGGATCCGTCTGGAACTCGTCGAGACCGTGCCCGGCGAAACCCAGATCCGGATGTACGAGCACGCCGAACGCGGGCTGGGGAGAATGGTGCCCAATGTGCTGCAAGAGCTCCTGTTGGTGCCGCGGAACATGGAGTCGCTCTCCCGGCTCGCCGACATCGCGGTCGGCAAATCCCGCCGCAGTCGCACCGAACTGGGAGTTCGGGCCGGAACAACCGAGACGCACGCCGAGGTGAAACTCGACGGACACCCGCTGCAGACCTGA
- a CDS encoding amino acid permease: MTNPGPQADPAGDVSSRWGGLFRTKSIEQSIRDTDEPDSKLRKDLTAWDLTVFGVAVVVGAGIFTLTARTAGNVAGPSVSLAFVFAAIACGLTALCYAEFASTVPVAGSAYTYSYATFGELVAWIIGWDLILEFALAAAVVAKGWSQYLGEVLGTTSPIVHLGPVTFDWGAVLLITVLGVLLATGTKVSSRVSAVAVAIKLGVIALVLVVGATYFKSSNLSPYIPPSQAGERGEGLRQSLFSYLTGAGDSNFGWYGLLAAASLVFFAFIGFDVVATTAEETRNPQKAVPRGILGSLLIVTILYVAVSLVLTGMVPYTELAGGDATLATAFGIHGVTWAKNIISIGALAGLTTVVMVMYLGQTRVLFAMSRDGLMPRRLAHTGQNGTPVRVTVIVGVACALLAGFVDFGTLEEMVNIGTLFAFVLVSIGVLILRRTRPDLPRGFRVPLVPVVPVLAVLACLWLMLNLSVETWLRFLVWMVIGFVVYFTYSRRNSLLRKAPALE, encoded by the coding sequence GTGACTAACCCCGGGCCACAAGCCGATCCGGCGGGTGATGTCTCGTCTCGGTGGGGCGGCCTGTTCCGCACCAAGTCCATCGAACAGTCGATCCGCGACACCGACGAGCCCGACTCGAAACTCCGCAAGGACCTGACCGCCTGGGACCTCACCGTCTTCGGCGTGGCCGTCGTGGTCGGGGCGGGCATCTTCACCCTCACCGCGCGCACCGCGGGCAATGTCGCGGGCCCGTCGGTCTCGCTCGCCTTCGTGTTCGCCGCGATCGCCTGCGGGCTGACCGCCCTCTGCTACGCCGAGTTCGCCTCCACCGTGCCGGTGGCGGGCAGCGCCTACACCTACTCCTACGCCACCTTCGGCGAGCTCGTGGCCTGGATCATCGGCTGGGACCTGATCCTGGAATTCGCGCTCGCCGCGGCGGTGGTGGCCAAGGGCTGGTCGCAGTACCTCGGCGAGGTACTCGGCACCACCTCCCCGATCGTGCACCTGGGCCCGGTGACTTTCGACTGGGGCGCGGTGCTGCTGATCACCGTGCTCGGCGTGCTGCTCGCGACCGGCACCAAGGTGTCCTCGCGAGTCTCGGCGGTGGCGGTCGCCATCAAGCTGGGCGTGATCGCGCTGGTGCTGGTCGTGGGCGCCACCTACTTCAAGTCGTCGAACCTCTCGCCCTACATTCCGCCGTCGCAGGCGGGTGAGCGCGGCGAGGGCCTGCGGCAGTCGCTGTTCTCCTATCTGACCGGCGCCGGGGACAGCAACTTCGGCTGGTACGGCCTGCTCGCCGCGGCCAGCCTGGTGTTCTTCGCGTTCATCGGCTTCGATGTGGTCGCCACGACCGCCGAGGAGACCCGCAACCCGCAGAAGGCGGTGCCGCGCGGCATCCTCGGCTCGCTGCTCATCGTCACGATCCTGTACGTCGCGGTGTCGCTCGTGCTCACCGGCATGGTGCCCTACACCGAGCTGGCCGGGGGCGACGCGACCCTGGCGACCGCGTTCGGCATCCACGGAGTGACCTGGGCGAAGAACATCATCTCCATCGGCGCGCTCGCCGGGCTCACCACGGTGGTGATGGTGATGTACCTCGGGCAGACGCGGGTGCTGTTCGCGATGTCGCGCGACGGGCTGATGCCGCGCAGGCTCGCGCACACCGGCCAGAACGGCACACCGGTGCGCGTCACCGTCATCGTCGGCGTGGCATGCGCGCTGCTGGCCGGGTTCGTGGACTTCGGCACGCTGGAGGAGATGGTCAACATCGGGACGCTGTTCGCGTTCGTGCTGGTGTCGATCGGCGTGCTCATCCTGCGGCGCACACGCCCGGACCTGCCGCGCGGATTCCGGGTCCCGCTCGTGCCGGTCGTCCCCGTCCTGGCGGTGCTGGCGTGCCTGTGGCTGATGCTGAACCTGTCGGTGGAGACCTGGCTGCGGTTCCTGGTGTGGATGGTGATCGGGTTCGTCGTCTACTTCACCTACTCCCGGCGCAACTCCCTGCTCCGGAAGGCTCCTGCTCTCGAGTGA
- a CDS encoding ribonuclease Z, with product MSQRELVVLGTASQVPTKQRNHNGYLLRWDDEAILFDPGEGTQRQMTYAGVTATGLTRIAITHFHGDHSLGLAGVVQRINLDRVPHPVDVWFPASGAVYYDRLVNATSYYHRAELRPRPVAGPGPVDLPEAPFTVTAVPLSHPVDTFGYRLSEPPGRRILPDRLRALGLRGPIISELQQRGSVESDGRTISLAEISEPRSGQSFAFVMDTRLCPGVRELAADVDMLVIEATFLDADEHLAVEYGHLTAGQAARVAADAGVRTLVLTHFSQRYRDLDEHLAEAAKYFTGEIHIATDLARIPLPPRR from the coding sequence GTGTCGCAGCGTGAGTTGGTTGTGCTCGGAACCGCGAGTCAGGTGCCGACGAAACAGCGGAACCACAACGGGTACCTGCTCCGGTGGGACGACGAGGCGATCCTGTTCGACCCCGGTGAGGGAACGCAGCGGCAGATGACCTATGCCGGTGTGACCGCCACCGGGCTGACCCGGATCGCCATCACCCATTTCCACGGCGACCACAGCCTCGGGCTGGCCGGGGTGGTGCAGCGGATCAACCTCGATCGGGTGCCGCATCCGGTCGACGTCTGGTTCCCCGCGTCCGGCGCGGTGTACTACGACCGGCTGGTCAACGCGACGTCCTACTACCACCGCGCCGAACTGCGGCCGCGCCCGGTGGCCGGACCGGGGCCCGTCGACCTGCCCGAGGCGCCGTTCACGGTGACGGCGGTGCCGCTGTCGCATCCGGTGGACACCTTCGGCTATCGGCTCAGCGAGCCGCCCGGTCGCCGCATCCTGCCGGACCGATTGCGCGCCTTGGGATTACGCGGGCCGATCATCTCCGAACTGCAACAGCGCGGCAGCGTCGAGTCCGATGGGCGCACAATCAGTTTGGCGGAGATCAGCGAACCTCGATCCGGTCAGAGCTTCGCCTTCGTGATGGACACCCGGCTGTGCCCCGGCGTCCGGGAACTCGCCGCCGATGTCGACATGCTCGTCATCGAAGCCACATTCCTGGACGCCGACGAACATCTGGCGGTCGAGTACGGTCATCTCACCGCGGGCCAAGCCGCGCGGGTGGCCGCCGACGCGGGCGTTCGCACCCTGGTGCTCACCCACTTCTCCCAGCGCTACCGCGATCTCGACGAGCACCTGGCGGAAGCGGCGAAGTACTTCACCGGCGAGATCCACATCGCCACCGATCTGGCCCGAATCCCGCTACCGCCACGCCGCTGA
- a CDS encoding SDR family oxidoreductase: protein MSRVAVVTGASSGIGKATAAALAGRGYRVIGTSRNPDAIGSDAVLPGVEYRALDLTDTASIDAFAAGLDQVDVLVNNAGESQAGPLAELPTDAVERLFQLNVLGPVALTKAVLPGMRERRYGRVVMVGSMLASFPMPYRSSYVATKAALRGFAVAARFEESPFGVWITAVEPGQIDTGLRERRTKYLTEGSPHTADFTTFMAKLDENQAKGITPEKVATTIVKAIEADRPHPLYAVGSNAPALFTLRRLLPRTAMERIIARAHGLSR, encoded by the coding sequence ATGTCTCGGGTCGCCGTGGTCACCGGTGCGTCGTCCGGAATCGGGAAGGCTACGGCCGCCGCACTGGCCGGGCGGGGGTACCGGGTGATCGGCACCAGCCGGAATCCCGACGCCATCGGCTCCGACGCCGTGCTGCCGGGCGTCGAATACCGGGCGCTCGACCTCACCGATACGGCCTCGATCGATGCCTTCGCGGCCGGTCTGGACCAGGTCGACGTCTTGGTGAACAACGCGGGCGAGAGCCAGGCGGGCCCGCTCGCCGAACTGCCCACCGACGCCGTCGAGCGACTGTTCCAGCTCAACGTGCTCGGTCCGGTCGCGTTGACCAAAGCGGTGTTGCCCGGCATGCGGGAACGCCGATACGGGCGCGTCGTCATGGTCGGCTCGATGCTCGCCAGCTTCCCGATGCCCTACCGCTCCTCCTACGTCGCCACCAAGGCGGCACTGCGCGGCTTCGCGGTCGCCGCCCGCTTCGAGGAATCCCCCTTCGGCGTCTGGATCACCGCGGTCGAGCCCGGCCAGATCGACACCGGCCTCCGCGAACGTCGCACCAAATACCTCACCGAAGGCTCGCCCCACACCGCCGACTTCACCACTTTCATGGCGAAACTCGACGAAAACCAAGCCAAAGGCATCACCCCCGAAAAGGTCGCCACCACGATCGTCAAAGCAATAGAAGCCGACCGCCCCCACCCCCTCTACGCCGTAGGCAGCAACGCCCCCGCCCTCTTCACCCTCCGCCGCCTCCTCCCCCGCACCGCCATGGAACGCATCATCGCCCGCGCCCACGGCCTTTCGCGTTGA